The following are from one region of the Halorussus rarus genome:
- a CDS encoding class I SAM-dependent methyltransferase, whose product MNFRRYLSAKRSVDDRALNRRVETRLAEELRDRDRLRAVEVGAGTGSAVTRLLARSWPPDRVRYTAVDIEERNVAAARERLPARAAALGYAIRRAGDRFVCSRGHRRVEVAFRTADAFEFLASLDEPADLVVAHAFVDLVDPADALAAFRDALAPDGLAYCPITYDGETAFEPSADPGFEEELFDAFHRHLDASGESEAGRRLLALASEDAEPAEETGGAGVLAAGGSDWVVRPRDGGYPADERYFLRCIVALIERAVRAEAAVPDRRLTEWAVERRDQIDDAELVYVAHQLDLLFR is encoded by the coding sequence GTGAACTTCCGGCGGTACCTCTCCGCGAAACGGAGCGTCGACGACCGGGCGCTGAACCGGCGCGTCGAGACTCGCCTCGCCGAGGAACTCCGGGACCGCGACCGACTCCGCGCGGTCGAGGTGGGCGCAGGCACCGGGTCGGCGGTCACCCGACTGCTCGCCCGGTCGTGGCCCCCCGACCGCGTGCGCTACACCGCGGTCGACATCGAAGAACGAAACGTCGCGGCCGCGCGCGAGCGCCTGCCCGCGCGCGCCGCCGCGCTCGGCTATGCGATCCGGCGCGCAGGCGACCGATTCGTCTGCTCGCGAGGGCACCGGCGGGTCGAGGTGGCGTTCCGGACCGCCGACGCCTTCGAGTTCCTCGCGTCGCTCGACGAGCCGGCCGACCTCGTGGTCGCCCACGCCTTCGTCGACCTGGTGGACCCGGCCGACGCGCTCGCGGCGTTCCGGGACGCGCTGGCACCCGACGGCCTGGCGTACTGTCCTATCACCTACGACGGCGAGACCGCGTTCGAGCCGTCCGCCGACCCCGGCTTCGAAGAAGAACTGTTCGACGCGTTCCACCGCCACCTCGACGCCTCGGGCGAGAGCGAGGCGGGCCGGCGCCTGCTCGCGCTCGCGTCCGAAGATGCTGAACCTGCGGAGGAGACCGGGGGCGCGGGCGTCCTCGCGGCCGGCGGCTCCGACTGGGTGGTCCGGCCGCGCGACGGGGGGTATCCCGCCGACGAGCGCTACTTCCTGCGTTGCATCGTCGCACTGATCGAGCGCGCAGTTCGCGCTGAGGCCGCGGTGCCGGACCGGCGGCTGACCGAGTGGGCAGTCGAGCGACGCGACCAGATCGACGACGCGGAACTGGTGTACGTCGCCCACCAGCTCGACCTGCTGTTCCGGTGA